From a region of the Actinopolymorpha singaporensis genome:
- a CDS encoding phytanoyl-CoA dioxygenase family protein gives MTATVGQGQVLTDADAEFFWERGYLRVPQVFSPEETAELKRELDRLIVEWANRDSEWTGPWRQAYMDEETERAGKFAGMHDLQYYSAPWLRAISNPRLVAVLSKLLGPDVEFHHTTMHVKVPETGMPFPMHQDHPFYKHDDGRFIDVLLHLDDTNSENGEIRFLEGSHQGGALEHITETEEGPCSPHLPMDKYRLADTVPVPANAGDVVLMTINTVHGSDINRSSKPRRLVRMGYRHPHNRQTAGQSLGRPGLMVAGNRERREGDQAFPTE, from the coding sequence ATGACCGCGACCGTCGGGCAGGGCCAGGTGCTCACAGACGCCGATGCGGAGTTCTTCTGGGAGCGGGGTTACCTGCGGGTCCCTCAGGTGTTCAGCCCTGAGGAGACCGCCGAGCTGAAGCGGGAGCTGGACCGGCTGATCGTCGAGTGGGCCAACCGCGACTCGGAGTGGACCGGGCCGTGGCGGCAGGCGTACATGGACGAGGAGACCGAACGGGCGGGCAAGTTCGCCGGCATGCACGATCTGCAGTACTACTCGGCCCCCTGGCTGCGGGCGATCTCCAACCCGAGGCTGGTGGCGGTACTGTCGAAGCTGCTGGGGCCCGACGTGGAGTTCCACCACACGACGATGCACGTGAAGGTGCCCGAGACGGGGATGCCGTTCCCGATGCACCAGGACCACCCGTTCTACAAGCACGACGACGGCAGGTTCATCGACGTACTTCTGCACCTGGACGACACCAACAGCGAGAACGGCGAGATCCGTTTCCTGGAGGGCTCGCATCAGGGCGGGGCGCTGGAGCACATCACCGAGACCGAGGAAGGTCCGTGCTCGCCGCACCTGCCGATGGACAAGTACCGCCTGGCCGACACGGTGCCGGTGCCGGCGAACGCCGGTGACGTCGTACTCATGACGATCAACACCGTGCACGGGTCCGACATCAACCGCTCGTCGAAGCCTCGACGCCTGGTGCGCATGGGCTACCGCCACCCGCACAACCGCCAGACCGCGGGGCAGTCCCTCGGACGCCCGGGTCTCATGGTCGCGGGGAACAGGGAGCGGCGCGAGGGGGACCAGGCGTTCCCGACCGAGTGA
- a CDS encoding YciI family protein, which translates to MSYFLYRFVPRPDFPSTMTEAEVAVMREHVAYWQALADKGTAVAFGPVADPAGFWGVAVVEAETPEQVQAIRSADPAVVAGLGPVDVYPMPDAITRRS; encoded by the coding sequence ATGAGCTACTTCCTCTACAGGTTCGTGCCCCGGCCGGACTTCCCTTCCACCATGACCGAGGCCGAGGTGGCGGTCATGCGCGAACACGTCGCCTACTGGCAGGCCCTCGCGGACAAGGGCACCGCGGTGGCGTTCGGACCGGTCGCGGACCCGGCCGGCTTCTGGGGGGTCGCCGTCGTCGAGGCGGAGACCCCCGAACAGGTACAGGCCATCCGTTCGGCCGACCCGGCCGTCGTGGCCGGCCTGGGCCCGGTCGACGTCTACCCGATGCCGGACGCGATCACGCGTCGCTCGTGA
- a CDS encoding zinc-dependent alcohol dehydrogenase family protein, protein MRGAVLNAPGDVSVVDRDQPTIVEPTDAIIRLSTACVCGSDLWPYRGIETVDGPVPMGHEYVGVVQEVGEQVTTVRPGQFVVGSFFASDNTCENCRAGYQTSCVNRVPMGALGTQAEYLRVPLADGTLVTTPDQPAADLIPSLLAASDVLGTGWFGAVAAQAGPGRTVAVVGDGAVGLLGVLAARQLGAERIIAMSRHKSRQNLAREFGATDIVAERGDEGVARIKELTGGLGAHSVIEAVGTQESMMQAIRATRPGGHVGYVGVSHDVALPGAELFFSHVHLHGGPAPVRQYLPELIDLIWKRKLNPGRVFDLELPLEKAAEAYQAMDERRAIKVLLRP, encoded by the coding sequence ATGCGAGGAGCAGTTCTGAACGCCCCTGGCGACGTGAGCGTCGTGGACCGGGACCAGCCCACGATCGTCGAGCCCACCGACGCGATCATTCGGCTGTCCACCGCCTGTGTGTGCGGCTCGGACCTGTGGCCCTACCGCGGGATCGAGACCGTCGACGGCCCAGTCCCGATGGGACACGAGTACGTCGGCGTCGTGCAGGAGGTGGGTGAGCAGGTCACCACGGTCCGGCCGGGGCAGTTCGTCGTCGGCTCGTTCTTCGCCAGCGACAACACGTGCGAGAACTGCCGGGCCGGCTACCAGACCTCCTGCGTCAACCGGGTGCCGATGGGTGCGCTCGGTACGCAGGCGGAGTACCTCCGCGTCCCCCTCGCTGACGGCACCCTGGTCACGACCCCCGATCAGCCCGCCGCCGACCTGATTCCGAGCCTGCTGGCCGCCTCCGACGTGCTCGGCACCGGATGGTTCGGCGCAGTCGCCGCGCAGGCGGGCCCCGGCCGGACGGTCGCGGTCGTGGGTGACGGCGCGGTCGGCCTGCTCGGCGTACTCGCCGCCCGGCAGCTCGGCGCGGAACGGATCATCGCGATGAGCCGCCACAAGTCCCGCCAGAACCTCGCGCGTGAGTTCGGCGCCACCGACATCGTGGCCGAGCGCGGTGACGAGGGTGTCGCCCGGATCAAGGAGTTGACCGGCGGTCTCGGCGCGCATTCGGTGATCGAGGCGGTCGGTACGCAGGAGTCGATGATGCAGGCGATCCGGGCCACCCGTCCGGGCGGGCACGTCGGTTACGTCGGCGTCTCCCACGACGTCGCGTTGCCGGGCGCGGAGCTGTTCTTCTCCCACGTGCACCTGCACGGCGGGCCGGCACCGGTTCGGCAGTACCTTCCCGAGCTGATCGACCTGATCTGGAAGCGGAAGCTCAACCCAGGCAGGGTTTTCGACCTGGAGCTGCCGCTGGAGAAGGCCGCCGAGGCGTATCAGGCGATGGACGAGCGGCGCGCGATCAAGGTGCTGCTCCGCCCATGA
- a CDS encoding MFS transporter, whose translation MRRSCFRASTGSHRRLAFGLNSLGFVTFGFLAGRISARWSVRGTLVVGQGMVVAGASGVLVTAVAHLPLAAIVLSLLTMVSGVAVTTPPATSLALENYPDVAGSASSLLGLARFALGGLTAPLVGLAGAGTAVPLGIVAVAAALLSFVGYALLHRSVPAARQQEPERRSACPVSA comes from the coding sequence GTGCGACGTTCGTGCTTCAGGGCATCTACGGGCTCTCACCGCAGGCTCGCGTTCGGCCTCAATTCGCTGGGGTTCGTCACCTTCGGCTTCCTCGCCGGACGGATCTCGGCGCGATGGTCGGTTCGCGGCACCCTCGTCGTCGGCCAGGGGATGGTCGTGGCCGGGGCGAGCGGCGTGCTGGTCACGGCGGTCGCTCACCTGCCGCTGGCGGCGATCGTCCTCTCTCTGCTCACCATGGTCAGCGGGGTGGCCGTCACGACGCCGCCCGCCACGTCGCTGGCGCTGGAGAACTATCCCGACGTCGCCGGTTCGGCCTCCTCGCTGCTGGGCCTGGCACGGTTCGCCCTGGGTGGCCTCACCGCACCACTCGTCGGCCTCGCCGGCGCCGGAACCGCCGTGCCGCTCGGGATCGTCGCGGTGGCCGCGGCCCTGCTGAGCTTCGTCGGCTACGCCCTGCTACACCGATCGGTCCCTGCGGCCAGGCAGCAGGAGCCGGAACGTCGGTCGGCGTGCCCGGTCTCCGCATGA